Proteins from a single region of Haloplanus sp. GDY1:
- a CDS encoding DUF7518 family protein — MSNRVEELESQVAELQAAVDGLTEELVETRERLRQLEADEGVEHTRAPEPRESDPAETEPTPEPGDAAEEEEEVDAGTEAEDDDGSDSDGNDIIVA; from the coding sequence ATGAGCAACAGGGTGGAGGAGCTCGAATCGCAGGTCGCGGAACTGCAGGCCGCCGTGGACGGTCTCACCGAGGAACTGGTCGAGACGCGGGAACGGCTGCGACAGCTCGAAGCCGACGAGGGCGTCGAGCACACGCGAGCACCGGAACCCCGCGAGTCCGACCCGGCCGAGACCGAGCCCACCCCGGAACCGGGGGACGCGGCCGAGGAGGAGGAAGAGGTAGACGCCGGAACCGAGGCGGAAGACGACGACGGCTCCGATTCGGACGGGAACGACATCATCGTCGCCTGA
- the smc gene encoding chromosome segregation protein SMC — protein sequence MHITELVLDDFKSFGRKTRIPFYEDFTVITGPNGSGKSNIIDGVLFALGLARTRGIRAEKLTDLIYNPGHEDGADRSGPREASVTVVLDNSDGTLDRSQVVNAAGTEDVGDVDEIAVKRRVKETEDNYYSYYYLNGRSVNLSDIRDLLAQAGVTPEGYNVVMQGDVTEIINMSAGQRRGIVDEIAGVAEFDAKKEDAFEELDVVEERIDEADLRIEEKEDRLDQLEDERETALEYQSLREEKAEYEGYLKAAELEDKRASLERTEKRIEAKEQELADRQSTLDDREAAVEELEAELDDLTREIERKGEDEQLRIKGEIEEIKGEIGRLEATIENQEEKIEEAERERREAFVTLDRKTEKLDELESERRSIKVEKASVKSDIEEKESELADVEAEIENVDTAFDELKEELAARKAELEEKKTERNDAQREKDRLLDEARRRSNRISEAQEELESVHERIPDLKAERSDLHGELDRAEKNREKIDSAIEELRAEKADLNEDLDGIEEDLRTKQNEYAELEARASRDGDDSWPRSVTTVLNGGIDGVHGAVGQLGSVDAEYATACETAAGGRLANVVVDDDGVGSTCIDYLKSRSAGRATFLPLTEMDRRGLPNEPAHPGVVDFARNLVDYDDRYAGVFSYVLGSTLVVEDMDTAREFMGDYRMVTLDGDLVEKSGAMTGGSGGGSRYSFTKSGKGKLERLAEEIESLEDDRRAVREEIRDVESRLDDARDRKADAAERIREVESELEDVEADIEAAEAEAEELEAELDDLREEREAVDEEMSDHEDRIADLDDEIEAIEADIADLEAELADSRVPELTERKEGIEDDIAELEDRMDDLDARLNETELEVEYTEEAIDDLEATIEAAQNRKAEAQERIEEVEDEIEAHEETLAEKRAAIEDLEDELADLKAERRELQSDLREATEARDDARSRVSEVESALSDLEDDAERLRWEIDELEGEVGEYDPAEIPDHDEVEENVERLEREMETLEPVNMLAIDEYDEVQDALEDLQERRDTLVDERDAIEERIEAYESQKRETFMEAFDAIDAHFQDIFERLSAGTGELHLENEEDPFEGGLTMKAQPGDKPVQRLDAMSGGEKSLTALAFIFAIQRHNPAPFYALDEVDAFLDAANAERVGEMVDDLAGEAQFVVVSHRSALLDRSERAIGVTMQGDNVSAVTGIRLDGESEPEVTADD from the coding sequence ATGCACATCACCGAGCTGGTACTCGACGACTTCAAGAGCTTCGGCCGAAAGACGCGCATCCCGTTCTACGAGGACTTCACCGTCATCACGGGGCCGAACGGCTCCGGCAAGAGCAACATCATCGACGGCGTCCTCTTCGCTCTGGGGCTGGCCCGGACCCGGGGCATCCGCGCCGAGAAGCTCACGGACCTCATCTACAACCCGGGGCACGAGGACGGCGCGGATCGGTCCGGTCCCCGCGAGGCGAGCGTCACCGTCGTCCTCGACAACTCCGACGGCACCCTCGACCGCTCGCAGGTGGTCAACGCCGCCGGCACCGAGGACGTGGGCGACGTGGACGAGATCGCGGTCAAGCGGCGGGTCAAGGAGACCGAGGACAACTACTACTCCTATTATTACCTCAACGGCCGGTCGGTCAACCTCTCTGACATCCGCGACCTGCTGGCGCAGGCGGGGGTGACCCCGGAGGGGTACAACGTCGTCATGCAGGGCGACGTGACCGAGATCATCAACATGTCCGCCGGGCAGCGGCGCGGGATCGTCGACGAGATCGCGGGCGTCGCCGAGTTCGACGCGAAGAAGGAGGACGCCTTCGAGGAACTCGACGTCGTCGAGGAGCGCATCGACGAGGCCGACCTCCGCATCGAGGAGAAGGAGGATCGGCTCGATCAACTCGAAGACGAACGCGAGACGGCCCTCGAATACCAGTCGCTCCGCGAGGAGAAGGCGGAGTACGAGGGCTACCTGAAGGCGGCCGAACTGGAGGACAAGCGGGCGTCGCTGGAGCGTACGGAGAAACGCATCGAGGCGAAAGAGCAGGAACTCGCCGACCGGCAGTCCACGCTCGACGACCGCGAGGCCGCCGTCGAGGAACTGGAGGCCGAACTCGACGACCTCACCCGCGAAATCGAGCGGAAAGGCGAGGACGAACAGCTCCGGATCAAGGGAGAAATCGAGGAGATCAAAGGCGAGATCGGCCGCCTCGAGGCCACCATCGAGAACCAGGAGGAGAAGATCGAGGAGGCCGAACGGGAGCGCCGGGAGGCGTTCGTCACCCTCGACCGCAAGACCGAGAAGCTCGACGAACTCGAGAGCGAGCGCCGGTCGATCAAGGTGGAGAAGGCGTCGGTCAAAAGCGACATCGAGGAGAAGGAGTCGGAACTCGCCGACGTCGAGGCGGAGATCGAGAACGTCGACACCGCGTTCGACGAACTCAAAGAGGAACTGGCGGCGCGCAAGGCGGAGCTAGAGGAGAAAAAGACCGAGCGCAACGACGCCCAGCGGGAGAAAGACCGGCTGCTCGACGAGGCGCGTCGCCGGTCGAACCGGATCAGCGAGGCCCAGGAGGAACTGGAGTCGGTCCACGAGCGGATTCCGGACCTGAAGGCGGAGCGCTCGGACCTGCACGGCGAACTCGACCGCGCGGAGAAGAACCGGGAGAAGATCGACTCGGCCATCGAGGAGCTACGCGCGGAGAAGGCCGACCTGAACGAGGACCTCGACGGGATCGAGGAGGACCTCCGGACGAAACAGAACGAGTACGCGGAACTGGAGGCCCGCGCGAGCCGCGACGGCGACGACTCCTGGCCGCGGTCGGTGACGACGGTCCTGAACGGCGGCATCGACGGCGTCCACGGGGCGGTCGGGCAGTTGGGGAGCGTCGACGCCGAGTACGCCACCGCCTGTGAGACCGCCGCGGGCGGCCGGCTGGCGAACGTCGTCGTCGACGACGACGGCGTGGGCTCGACCTGCATCGACTACCTCAAGTCCCGGTCGGCGGGGCGGGCGACCTTCCTCCCCCTCACCGAGATGGACCGGCGGGGGCTCCCCAACGAGCCCGCCCATCCCGGCGTCGTCGACTTCGCCCGGAACCTCGTCGACTACGACGACCGCTACGCCGGCGTCTTCTCCTACGTCCTCGGGTCGACGCTCGTCGTCGAGGACATGGACACCGCCCGGGAGTTCATGGGCGACTACCGGATGGTGACCCTGGACGGCGACCTGGTCGAGAAAAGCGGCGCGATGACCGGCGGCTCCGGGGGCGGGTCGCGCTACTCCTTCACCAAGAGCGGGAAGGGGAAGCTCGAGCGCCTCGCGGAGGAGATCGAGTCGCTGGAGGACGACCGCCGGGCGGTCCGCGAGGAGATCCGCGACGTGGAGTCGCGCCTCGACGACGCGCGGGACCGCAAGGCCGACGCCGCGGAGCGGATCCGCGAGGTCGAGAGCGAACTCGAGGACGTCGAGGCCGACATCGAGGCGGCCGAGGCGGAGGCCGAGGAACTGGAGGCCGAACTCGACGACCTCCGCGAGGAGCGCGAGGCGGTCGACGAGGAGATGAGCGACCACGAGGACCGCATCGCGGACCTCGACGACGAGATCGAGGCCATCGAGGCCGACATCGCCGACCTGGAGGCGGAACTCGCGGACTCGCGCGTCCCCGAACTCACCGAGCGCAAGGAGGGGATCGAGGACGACATCGCGGAGCTGGAAGACCGGATGGACGACCTCGACGCGCGCCTCAACGAGACGGAACTGGAAGTGGAGTACACCGAGGAGGCCATCGACGACCTCGAAGCGACCATCGAGGCGGCCCAGAACCGCAAGGCCGAGGCCCAAGAGCGGATCGAGGAGGTCGAAGACGAAATCGAGGCCCACGAGGAGACCTTAGCGGAGAAGCGCGCGGCCATCGAGGACCTGGAGGACGAACTCGCGGACCTGAAAGCCGAGCGACGGGAGTTGCAGTCCGACCTGCGCGAGGCGACGGAGGCTCGCGACGACGCCCGGAGCCGGGTGAGCGAGGTGGAGTCGGCGCTCTCGGACCTCGAAGACGACGCCGAGCGCCTGCGCTGGGAGATCGACGAACTGGAAGGCGAGGTCGGCGAGTACGACCCCGCGGAGATCCCGGATCACGACGAGGTCGAGGAGAACGTCGAGCGGCTGGAACGCGAGATGGAGACGCTGGAGCCCGTGAACATGCTCGCCATCGACGAGTACGACGAGGTGCAGGACGCCCTGGAGGACCTGCAGGAGCGTCGCGACACCCTGGTCGACGAACGGGACGCCATCGAGGAGCGCATCGAGGCCTACGAGTCCCAGAAACGGGAGACGTTCATGGAGGCGTTCGACGCCATCGACGCGCACTTCCAGGACATCTTCGAGCGGCTCTCGGCGGGGACGGGCGAACTCCACCTGGAGAACGAGGAAGACCCCTTCGAGGGCGGTCTGACGATGAAGGCCCAGCCGGGGGACAAGCCGGTCCAGCGCCTGGACGCGATGAGTGGCGGCGAGAAGTCACTGACGGCGCTGGCGTTCATCTTCGCCATCCAGCGACACAACCCCGCGCCCTTTTACGCGCTGGACGAGGTGGACGCCTTCCTCGACGCGGCCAACGCGGAGCGGGTGGGCGAGATGGTCGACGACCTGGCGGGCGAGGCGCAGTTCGTCGTCGTCTCGCACCGCTCGGCGCTGCTGGATCGCTCGGAGCGCGCCATCGGCGTCACCATGCAGGGCGACAACGTGAGCGCCGTGACGGGCATCCGACTGGACGGCGAGTCCGAACCGGAGGTGACGGCGGATGACTGA
- a CDS encoding segregation and condensation protein A has protein sequence MTELPDDVDLPRTDDDEVEPVELLVQLAEDGEIDPWDIDIVDATDAFLDRLDETDLRTSGRALFYASVLLRMKSDALLDDGPDDPEPEPWEVAMEGGDPAAANGHDPIDALDAELDRRLERKHARGSPETLDELVRELREAERNSWWKESRSYDTSESPQGYDRGTQTLDYRAADDVREGGEPTEGDVTATTHTEDIETTIEEVRETVRTHYDAGRAEVLFAEVREAGGAPVDTFLALLFLAHRGEIRLRQDDLFGDLWVRDPSAPRVGDEAVAD, from the coding sequence ATGACTGAACTGCCGGACGACGTCGACCTCCCGCGGACGGACGACGACGAGGTGGAGCCGGTCGAACTCCTGGTCCAGTTGGCCGAGGACGGTGAAATCGACCCTTGGGACATCGACATCGTCGACGCGACCGACGCCTTCCTCGACCGGCTGGACGAGACGGACCTGCGCACGTCGGGGCGGGCGCTCTTCTACGCGAGCGTCCTCCTGCGGATGAAAAGCGACGCGCTGCTGGACGACGGGCCGGACGACCCGGAGCCGGAGCCGTGGGAGGTGGCGATGGAGGGCGGCGACCCGGCGGCGGCGAACGGCCACGACCCCATCGACGCGCTGGATGCCGAACTCGACCGGCGGCTGGAGCGAAAGCACGCCCGGGGGTCGCCGGAGACGCTGGACGAACTCGTCCGCGAACTCCGCGAGGCCGAGCGAAACTCGTGGTGGAAGGAGTCCCGCTCCTACGACACCTCGGAGTCGCCACAGGGGTACGACCGCGGGACCCAGACCCTCGATTACCGCGCCGCGGACGACGTCCGCGAGGGCGGCGAACCGACCGAGGGCGACGTGACCGCGACCACCCACACCGAGGACATCGAGACGACCATCGAGGAGGTGCGCGAGACGGTGCGCACCCACTACGACGCCGGCCGCGCGGAGGTGCTGTTCGCGGAGGTGCGCGAGGCGGGCGGGGCGCCCGTCGACACCTTCCTCGCCCTGCTCTTTCTGGCCCACCGCGGGGAGATCCGACTCCGACAGGACGACCTGTTCGGCGACCTGTGGGTGCGTGACCCGTCGGCGCCGAGGGTCGGTGACGAGGCCGTCGCGGACTGA
- a CDS encoding glycosyltransferase family 2 protein: MLVALPTLPDRPLLVALVALLWLALVLYGASAGWWLVETLVLSWGWRADRAERWGLDEVQVRILTVDAEAVVQGTVDALPEAVTDVHVIAERDVDVDGAVVDVVPDSFDCTATNKGRALEWARRNVDCDREYVLYLDEDTLVTELTGLPDADVVQFTEKPIYTGSRLTYLCEVFRIGYQFEQFGFHRLRYPLYAWGGGVAIRHGLEQSITWDARTITEDTNFVWRAADERSISYRLVDARFRNQAPPSVWAMLKQRRRWISGTMRDDAALPLRYRPLAFTRVVAWALSPLVPLLVVGAYAFPGSAATLDSYVALSTALLGILVLYTLAGLVAYRKHPLLWPVFLLATPVGVVLHALGAMWGLVRPVDTFEVTEKVAPATIERVNAGLEEGAIADHDGSERLIRGSPEAFEWTVFDD; encoded by the coding sequence ATGCTGGTGGCGCTGCCGACGCTCCCCGACCGTCCGTTGCTCGTCGCCCTCGTCGCGCTGCTGTGGCTCGCCCTCGTCCTGTACGGCGCGTCGGCTGGCTGGTGGCTGGTCGAGACGCTCGTCCTCTCGTGGGGGTGGCGAGCGGACCGGGCGGAGCGGTGGGGCCTCGACGAGGTGCAGGTGCGGATCCTCACCGTCGACGCCGAGGCGGTCGTCCAGGGAACCGTCGACGCGTTGCCCGAGGCGGTGACCGACGTCCACGTGATCGCCGAGCGGGACGTCGACGTCGACGGCGCGGTCGTCGACGTCGTCCCCGACTCGTTCGACTGTACCGCGACCAACAAGGGCCGGGCGCTGGAGTGGGCGCGCCGGAACGTCGACTGCGACCGCGAGTACGTGCTGTATCTCGACGAGGACACGCTCGTGACGGAGTTGACGGGGCTCCCGGACGCCGACGTGGTCCAGTTCACCGAGAAACCGATCTACACCGGGTCGCGACTGACGTACCTGTGTGAGGTGTTCCGGATCGGCTACCAGTTCGAGCAGTTCGGCTTCCACCGGCTTCGCTACCCGCTGTACGCGTGGGGGGGTGGCGTCGCGATCCGGCACGGCCTGGAACAGTCGATCACCTGGGACGCCCGGACGATCACCGAGGACACGAACTTCGTCTGGCGGGCGGCCGACGAGCGGTCGATCAGTTACCGGCTGGTCGACGCCCGCTTTCGCAACCAGGCGCCGCCGTCGGTGTGGGCGATGCTCAAACAGCGGCGCCGCTGGATCTCCGGGACGATGCGCGACGACGCCGCCCTCCCGCTTCGCTACCGGCCGCTCGCCTTCACGCGGGTCGTCGCGTGGGCGCTCTCGCCGCTCGTCCCCCTCCTGGTCGTCGGCGCGTACGCGTTCCCGGGGTCCGCGGCGACGCTCGACAGTTACGTCGCGCTCTCGACCGCCCTGCTCGGGATACTCGTCCTCTACACGCTGGCGGGGCTGGTCGCCTACCGCAAGCACCCGCTGCTCTGGCCGGTCTTCCTGCTCGCGACGCCCGTCGGCGTCGTCCTGCACGCCCTCGGGGCGATGTGGGGGCTGGTCCGGCCGGTCGACACCTTCGAGGTGACCGAGAAGGTGGCGCCGGCGACGATCGAACGGGTGAACGCCGGCCTGGAGGAGGGGGCCATCGCCGACCACGACGGGAGCGAACGGCTGATCCGGGGGTCGCCCGAGGCCTTCGAGTGGACGGTCTTCGACGACTAG
- a CDS encoding HalOD1 output domain-containing protein, which yields MSDAGGEDHVAPIGSDEAVSEAIVRALAAVSNRPPAELSPLARVVDPDAVDRLFARSATVESLRFSYEGYEVTVEPNRVRVRDRR from the coding sequence ATGTCCGACGCAGGGGGTGAGGATCACGTCGCCCCCATCGGGAGCGACGAGGCGGTCAGCGAAGCCATCGTCCGCGCCCTCGCCGCCGTCTCGAACCGGCCGCCCGCCGAACTGTCGCCGCTGGCGAGAGTCGTGGATCCGGACGCCGTCGACCGGCTGTTCGCCCGCTCGGCCACGGTCGAATCGCTCCGGTTCTCCTACGAGGGGTACGAGGTGACGGTCGAACCGAACCGCGTCCGGGTCCGCGACCGTCGGTAG
- a CDS encoding AEC family transporter: MNSLFSIFATAILPIVALAGVGVVLGRLRDVDIEPLNTVAVYVLVPALIFHSIATASFGGPTLVRIGVATAAYLLAMVVIAEAVGRLTGESEPILSALVLVSAFPNSGNFGIPLSEFAFGADGRSTAVLFLTVQSVLIYTGGVYVAQRSGGTRGLGGTKRALKIPLVYAVVAALLARGLGLVPPPDSTAMATLELVGNAAIPLLLLILGIQLSDTDYGAALASVGKATVLKLGVAPLVGAAIALAVGFRNPTVARTFVLECATPAAITPLLLVVEFGGESVGDGLSVAEYVSTTVLVTTVLSVPLLTLLIALLESGLLV; the protein is encoded by the coding sequence GTGAACTCGCTGTTCTCCATCTTCGCGACGGCCATCCTCCCCATCGTCGCCCTCGCCGGGGTTGGGGTGGTCCTCGGTCGACTCCGCGACGTCGACATCGAGCCGCTGAACACCGTCGCCGTGTACGTCCTCGTTCCGGCGCTCATCTTCCACAGCATCGCAACCGCGTCGTTCGGGGGGCCGACGCTCGTCCGCATCGGCGTCGCCACCGCGGCCTACCTGCTCGCGATGGTCGTCATCGCGGAGGCCGTCGGCCGCCTCACGGGGGAGTCCGAGCCGATCCTCAGCGCGCTCGTCCTCGTGAGCGCGTTCCCCAACTCCGGCAACTTCGGGATCCCCCTCTCGGAGTTCGCCTTCGGCGCCGACGGCCGGAGCACCGCGGTCCTCTTCCTGACCGTCCAGTCGGTGCTCATCTACACCGGCGGCGTCTACGTCGCCCAGCGCAGCGGCGGCACCCGCGGGCTCGGCGGCACGAAACGCGCCCTCAAGATCCCCCTCGTCTACGCCGTCGTCGCCGCCCTCCTCGCGCGCGGCCTCGGCCTCGTCCCACCCCCCGACAGCACCGCGATGGCGACGCTCGAACTCGTCGGCAACGCCGCGATTCCGCTCCTGTTGCTCATCCTCGGCATCCAGCTCTCCGACACCGACTACGGCGCCGCGCTCGCGAGCGTCGGGAAGGCGACGGTCCTGAAACTGGGCGTCGCGCCGCTCGTCGGGGCGGCCATCGCCCTCGCCGTCGGGTTCCGGAACCCCACCGTCGCGCGCACGTTCGTCCTCGAGTGTGCGACGCCGGCGGCCATCACCCCCCTCCTGCTGGTCGTCGAGTTCGGCGGCGAGTCCGTCGGCGACGGCCTCTCGGTCGCCGAGTACGTCAGCACGACCGTCCTCGTCACGACGGTCCTGAGCGTCCCCCTCCTGACGCTGCTCATCGCGCTTCTGGAGTCGGGACTGCTGGTCTGA
- a CDS encoding phosphoribosyltransferase produces the protein MSDLPDDFTCTITNWEYIYGLCRDVADEVRAAEFDPDVIVALARGGWFAGRCCCDFLGLDDLTSLKMEHYVGTAAKGADPEVRYPMPEGSVADKDVLIVDDIADTGESLRHAHEYVSGRDPDQVRTATLQLLSTSEFDPDFVGERLDEWAWIVYPWNFIEDMIDLIEGVMERADDETFERADIRGYLAEYHDVQRIEMEIAQPDRLDEVLAEMERRGVVESTGDAWRPA, from the coding sequence ATGAGCGACCTCCCGGACGACTTCACCTGCACGATCACCAACTGGGAGTACATCTACGGACTCTGCCGGGACGTTGCCGACGAGGTGCGCGCCGCGGAGTTCGACCCCGACGTGATCGTCGCCCTCGCCCGCGGCGGCTGGTTCGCCGGCCGGTGTTGCTGTGACTTCCTCGGCCTCGACGACCTCACCAGCCTGAAGATGGAACACTACGTGGGGACGGCGGCGAAGGGCGCCGACCCCGAGGTTCGCTACCCGATGCCCGAGGGAAGCGTCGCTGACAAGGACGTCCTGATCGTCGACGACATCGCCGACACCGGCGAGTCGCTCCGTCACGCCCACGAGTACGTCTCCGGGCGCGACCCCGACCAGGTGCGGACGGCCACCCTCCAACTGCTCTCGACCAGCGAGTTCGACCCCGACTTCGTCGGCGAGCGCCTCGACGAGTGGGCGTGGATCGTCTACCCCTGGAACTTCATCGAGGACATGATCGACCTGATCGAGGGGGTCATGGAGCGGGCCGACGACGAGACGTTCGAGCGCGCGGACATCCGAGGCTACCTCGCCGAGTATCACGACGTCCAGCGCATCGAGATGGAGATCGCCCAGCCCGACCGCCTCGACGAGGTGCTCGCGGAGATGGAGCGCCGCGGCGTCGTCGAGTCGACGGGGGACGCCTGGCGTCCGGCGTAG
- a CDS encoding PhzF family phenazine biosynthesis protein: MDTRRTLLIDAFADEPLAGNVAGVVPDAEGLADDQMRKVARELGASETAFLTEDGDADRRIRYFTPTEEVDLCGHATIASLSVLHEEGVLDAGEGSLRTNVGVLGVEVTAEGVAWMEQDDPSVEVIDLDHERAGEALGVDPAVLRDVGADLPAAVASTGVPFLIVPVNFLEHLGSADPDMDALASLAADHGATGVYAFTFDALDADSTLHARMFAPGVGVPEDPVTGTASGACGAYLREVAAFEDDFPDELRFEQGHFVDRPGLVRVRVDGGVRVGGRAVRALDGSLAVPPADEDDILEA, encoded by the coding sequence ATGGACACGCGCCGCACCCTGTTGATCGACGCGTTCGCGGACGAACCCCTCGCCGGCAACGTCGCGGGCGTCGTCCCCGACGCCGAGGGCCTCGCCGACGACCAGATGCGCAAGGTCGCCCGCGAACTGGGGGCGAGCGAGACGGCCTTCCTCACCGAGGACGGGGACGCCGACCGCCGGATCCGCTACTTCACGCCGACCGAGGAGGTCGACCTCTGTGGCCACGCGACGATAGCGAGCCTCTCCGTCCTCCACGAGGAGGGCGTCCTCGACGCGGGCGAGGGGTCGCTCCGGACGAACGTCGGCGTCCTCGGCGTCGAGGTGACGGCGGAGGGCGTCGCGTGGATGGAACAGGACGACCCGTCGGTCGAGGTGATCGACCTGGATCACGAGCGCGCGGGCGAGGCGCTCGGCGTCGATCCGGCGGTGCTGCGGGACGTGGGTGCGGACCTGCCCGCCGCCGTCGCCTCGACGGGGGTGCCCTTCCTGATCGTGCCGGTGAACTTCCTCGAACACCTCGGAAGTGCGGACCCCGACATGGACGCGCTCGCGTCCCTGGCGGCCGATCACGGCGCCACCGGCGTCTACGCCTTCACCTTCGACGCGCTCGACGCCGACTCGACGCTCCACGCGCGGATGTTCGCGCCCGGTGTAGGGGTGCCGGAGGATCCCGTGACCGGCACCGCGAGCGGCGCCTGCGGGGCCTACCTCCGGGAGGTTGCGGCCTTCGAGGACGACTTCCCGGACGAACTGCGCTTCGAACAGGGTCACTTCGTCGACAGGCCGGGGCTGGTCCGGGTCCGCGTCGACGGGGGCGTCCGCGTGGGCGGGCGTGCGGTGAGGGCACTCGACGGATCGCTGGCCGTCCCCCCGGCGGACGAGGACGACATTCTGGAGGCCTGA